The genomic segment CACCGTTCGGAACTCGCCGAGTCCGGCGCCTCCGTGATCATCCTGAGCGCCAACGAGAACGGTGAATGTCCAATCACGTGTCGGCGTGCCAAAATATTTTAGCGGGATGGCGAAGCTGATCGTTCCCGTCTTCATATCTCCCAACGGATTGGCAACATCCGCTTCTGCCGGCCTGTATTCTGCAAGTATCTTTTCCTTGTCGTCCTCTAATCGGACGCCTCCTCCAACAAGGATGAGTTTCTCGTAGGCATGACGCTCATCGAGAACGTAGTTGGCATTCTGCTCCACCAACCTCTTTCCGGAGTCCTTTACCCCATCTTGATCTATTGCAATTGCGGCGTAGGTGAGCTGAAAGCCGTATTCGGGATGCCACCCCGGGTTCGAAAGCGCCCTAAACGAAAGCCGGAAGTAGGCGTTCTTTTCATCTACGGAGCACGAAAAGCCGGTTAAGTCAAACGAGCCGGGTACAAAAGCAGAGTTCTTGGGGTAGTCATATGCTCCCGTGCCCAAATCATCACCTTCGGGATCATGTGCGTTGACGATTTGCTTTGCTTTGGGGTTTGAGAGTTTTACTTGAGAATTCGTCAGGAGCGGATGGTCGGGTCCCTTCAAAGCTCTGAGTCCTGACTTAAGTTTGGGAGTGGCGAGATTGAGTTTGGCGAGGCTCTCAGGGATGAGTCTTTTTGAGTAAGTTGTTGTGATATCAGTGGCCTTAACTTCATTTATTTCAAGACTTACGCCACTTCCTTTAACAACGTATCTTGAGGTGGAGTTTGGAGGAAGAAGAAACCTGGAAGAGATTTCTTCATTCCCTTTCCGAGGGAGGTTGATTTCGGCGGTACCTCCGCGCCGAAAGTTTCTGCCATCTATCTGAACCAAGGTGGAATCGTCCCGTTGCAGGACCTCGATGGGAACTGCCCTTCCGTTCAGATTGATCGTTGCTCGTATGCTCCCGAGGGCGGCAGGCAGCTTGGGCCTCAGAGTGAGGTGGTGGCGGAGCATATCAACACGAATTCCCAAATAGTCGTCGTAGAAGTTGCGGATAACCTCAGCGAGGTTCCAAGCCTGTGAGAACGTGCCGGAAAGCCGGGGCTCTTTCTCTTTCGGGCGTGCGATGGCGTCGAGAAGTTCTGATTGAGTTCCGACAGCGCCGCGGTTCAGAATTTGGTGGATTGTGTTACGGGATATTCGCCACGCCAACTCTTGCTTGTTAAACGCACAGAGCTCAGATATGACGGGCCCCTGCACCCACGTCCAGACCGTGCCGTTGTGATATGCCGCGTCCTTTGGATAGTATGGACTGTATTGATGGTAGGGGTGGAAATTCTCGTCGTTTTGCGAAAGCGAGGCGACACCGTATTCGTACGTGAGATTGTTGGTGACGGAAAGAAGAACCTCGGCTCTCATTGATTCGTCAAGAAGAGGAGAGACAAAAATTTGATTCGGTCGGAGTTGATCGTCGGGTGTGCCGTCTTTGTTGACATGATCGGCGATTCCTCCTTTGTAGAAGAAGTAGTGAGGGAAGTTCTTCTTCAACTTCTGCAATTGGCTGTTCCACAATGCCGCCGAAGTAACGTCGCCGATTCGTGAAGCGAACCAAATGCCCGCCTCAAGTTGCTTCGCCCACAACGCCTGAATGTCGTTCGCCCGGTTTCCCCTCGGACTCCAAGGCCCATCGGGGCCGACAGCATCCATCCATGTCTCAGCGTCTCCGTGTGTCAGGAATCCGAGTGAGTCGCAATGGTATTTCAGTGTTCCTTCAATCGAGCGAAGGATGGTCGGATAGATTTCGAGCATGAATGTCGAATCGCCGGAACGCTCAACATAGTCTCTCGCCATCATCACAAAGCGTGGCGTACCGTCGGCGGTGTTGTACGCCTTGTCGGTTGTTGTGATGATGTTGGGAATTCTTCCGTAGTCCGTTGAGTTGCCGTCGAGTTGCTGGTAGGCGGCGAAGCTTTGCAGAATCTGTTTTGCTTCCGTGAACCTTCCCTGCACAAGTGTTGCGCCTAACAGCGAGATGAATGTATCCCGACCCCAATAATTATTGAACCACGGCAATCCCGCAAAAATACCTTTCGTGATCTGATTCATGATCAGAGCATCGAGCGAGAGCTTCGCCCATGCAAGGGCTTTGTTGAATTGCTTGTTATCCGTTTCGACACGGGTTTCGTGCAGCAGTTTCTCCATTCTTGCCCGGCGCTTCTCGTGATAGTGCTCTTTCCTGGCAAGATATGTTTTTGCTGCTACTTCCGCCTCTTCAAGCGTGTTGGCGACGCTAAAGACTATTGTATGTGATTTCGTTCGCTGGGCAATCATCATGATGGGAGAGAATTGCAGTCCCTTCTTATCCGATTTGAGTTGCGGCAGAAATCCACTTCCGTGAAGTGCCAGCCAGAGTGGAGGGGAAGCCGGTTGATTTGTTGCACGTTCAAGGTGGCTTGTTCGTGCGACGAGTGCCAGTTCCGATTTCAGCCTGATGTCGTACTGATCTGCTGATTGTCCGTCGGAGAAGTAAGGAACGACGTCGATATGAATCGGTTTCGGCGCAGTGATCGTTACCGAGAACACGGCGAGACTGTCGGCGAGTCGTACCTCCTCAACGATTCCGTTCTTGTATGTTCGCTTGAGATAATCCGGATAGACAATCGTCTTCAGCGCCGAGGCACGGTCAAGCTTCTTCTCATCTACCCAAATCTCATAATCATCAAGAAACTCGATGCCGAAGACATTGAATCCCTGCCAGCTTGTTTTGTTTGCAGAGTTCGTTTCTCCGTACAAGAATGCCGTTTCTTTATTCGTGTACGCAAACTCACGGGATATGCCGCTGACCTCAATGGCGAGTTCATCGAGTGATTGCGAAAATGCCGTGGAGAAAAGCAGAAATGCCGCAATAGTCGCCTGAACCCTGTACCGCGATACGGTAAGCGTAAACCTTTTGTTCATTGTCTTCTCCAGAAATATTCCAGAATGTTCTTGATTCGTGCCCGCCAGTTGGCCCAGTTGTGCGACTCGGGAAATTCTTCGTAGTGAACCGTGTAGCCTTTCTTGAGCATAATGTCTCTCATCTTCAAAGCCTTTTCCTGTGCATCGTGAATTGTTCCGGTTCCGATGTAGAAGTTGATGTTCTTTCTCCGCGAATTCTGAACCAGCGCAATCATTGAATCCTTCATCCACCAATATGATGGAGATTGTGCCGCGCAGAGTCCGAAAACATCCGGACGTTTGAATGCCGAGTATGTTGCAATCAATCCTCCCAATGACGCTCCCATGATTGCTGTATTCTCAGGCTGCCTGAGGAGTCGGTACTTCCTAAGCCTCAGCGGACGAAGTTCATGTGTAAGGAATGTGACAAACGAATCCCGCATCGCATAGTCTTGCATGCGTGTGCTTGTTTCGGCCTTGTGAATATCCGTTCGGGCATCGATGAACACCGCAACAACCGGGCGGATGCGTTTGTCCGCAATCATGTTATCCAACACGTTGTGCATTCCGGCAAGCGAAAGGTACTCGCCGCCGTCGGTGACATAGATCGAGGGATACTGTTTGCGGCTGGAACCTGAATAGTCCGGCGGAAGGTACGTGAACACAGTGTATGTTCGCCGGAGGAGTTTGCTGTGAATACGCAGTGTATCGATCCGCCCGTGAGGAATATCAGCCCGGTATTCACTCTCGACAGGCGGCTTGTAGAGTGGCATCGTGACTTCGGAATTCGGCCCGAAGCCGCCTGTAACTTGTTGTCGGTTAAGAGGATCGAGCATCCACACGGAATCCACAACAAGCTTGTACTCGAATCTGGCAGCCGGGTGCATAGAGACTGAGAGGTGGAAGAAATGTGTGCCGGCAACTCTCATCATCGTATCCGCGTCGGCATTCCAACGATTGATGTCACCGGCAACGCTCACCCGTCGGGCAGGCCCGTGATACAGAAAATGAACCGTGGAATCTCCAACTGCCGGTCCGCCAGTATGACGTATGTGATGGAGATATTCCTCAACGATCCGCGTGCGTGCAATTGAGTCTTGGGTTTTGTAGAGATTGTCGAGCAAATCCTGGAATGACGAAGCGTCGCGGACTGAATCAATTTGCCGGGAGAGAGATGACGACGTCAGAGTTAAAATCATCGTCGAAAGCAGAAACGCTTGCAACGCCGATCTCGCAAGAAGCGCTTTCATTACTGCGTTGCTGAGAGGAACCAGCGGAGGATGTATGGAAGTTCGTTGCGCCACCGTCCCCAACTGTGACCATCGTTAAATTCTCTGAAGTGATACACGTATCCTTGCTGATGCAGTATTCTCTTGAGGCGTTGGTTGGCCGCATAAAAATCACCTTCACCCGAACCGGCCGGGTTCTCGCCGACATTCCGTTCATATTTTCCGACGTCGAGGTAAATGCGCAAAGGTTTCGGAGTGGATTCCTTGAACATCGTCCAGAGTGTATCGTTTCTGAACGAAACTCTTCCGGACTGGCTTGCAACATTGCCGACACTGTCCGGCGCGACAAAGCCGATGTACAACGACATCAACCCGCCGTACGAATCGCCTATCACATAGCGATCCGCCGCCGTTTGCTTCGTGTTGTACTTCTTGTCGATCAATGGGATAAGCTCGGCTGTGAAGAACTTCACGTACGCGTCGTTGAGAGCATACTCCGTTCTGCGATTGCGTTGCGGTTCGGCAGGGGGAACGACAAATACGCCGATTACAGGAGGGATGGAGCCGGACGCAATCAGATTATCGAGAACAGTAGGCGCCTTTGCAAAATTGATGTAGTCTGATCCGTCCTGAAAATAGATGGTCGCAAATCGTGAACGTGCCGTGTCATATCCTGCCGGAAGGTACACGAACACGGTGCGGCTGTAACCGAGCGCCGTGCTTGCATGCGTGAACGATGTAACCGTCCCTTTCTTGATGTTCGATGTCGGAAGATATTCGGAGGAACGCACAAAGCCCGGCATCACCAGTTCGGAATGATCACCGTAGCCGCTTTGCGACACTGAAGGATTATTCGGGTCAAGAATGTCCTTTGCATTGACTGCGAGCAGGTAGTCGAGGCGGGCATCTTCCTCAAACGCAAGTGTGGTGTAAAACAGATCGGAGCCGGGAAGGCGCTTGAGGCGAATCTTGAAATGCCAGCTTGTGAAATCGCCGTACACGCTCACGGAGTCGGCGCCGCTCCGGTACAGAAACGTGACGTGCCGCTTGTTCGAATCGATGAAGGGAATTCCCTGCCGCGTGGCCTGCCGCCAGAATTGTGAAACGAGAGAGTCACGGACGGAAGGTTCGGTTTGTTCCGTGTGTTGCTTGAGGAAATCGTTGAATGAAGCAAATCTGTGCTGACTTACGGCAGTGAATGAGCACCCGATGGCAAGGGAGATCACGACTGCAAAGCGTGTGCTAACGTTCATGCGGCTCGGATTGGTTTTTTGGTTGATTGATGTGTGTAGAGAATATACAAACACGTACAGTGAATTCAAATGTTGAGTGCGTGCGGTTGATCTGCCGCACGGTTGTTCGTTGAATCTTTGCGAAGGTTCCTTGCACGTCCGACGGGCAAGAAGTATATTTAGAACAACATCTCACATCGGACTCATCATGTCTTCACACCCGCTTGTTGTAGGAATCGCCGGGGGAACCAGTTCCGGCAAGACAACCGTTACGCGTGCAATTGCCGCTGCTCTGGGCGAAACGAACATCGCATTGCTTCAGCACGACTCGTACTACAAGGATTTGAGCCAGTTTGGCGGAAAGCAGTCACACGAAATCAACTTCGATCATCCCGATGCGTACGATACCGAGCTGTTGATTCAACATATTCGTGATCTGAAAGCGGGCAGAAGCATCACGCAGCCGGTATACAGTTACACGACCTATCGCCGCACACACGAGCAAAGGATTGTCGAGCCGAAGCGGATTATCATTGTGGAAGGGATTTTGATTTTCTTCGAGCAAGAGTTGCGGGACATTATCGACGTGAAAGTGTTTGTCGAAACCGATGACGATGAACGCGTGTTGCGCCGTATCCGGCGCGATGTTCTCGAGCGGGGCCGCACGATTGAATCGGTGATGGAGCAGTACATCGCCACCGTAAAGCCGATGCACCTCGAGTTTGTCGAGCCGTCCAAACGCTGGGCCGATGTCATTATCCCGCGTGGGGGAGAGAACCATGTTGCAATCGATCTTGTCGTGCGCATGCTGCGGACGTTGGATGTGGCGTAGGCTTGACAGTCAGATCTATCATCAATTATCGAAATGGACATGCCGCCCCGATAGGGCTACGCGGTCTGGGGCCGTACCTTTTCTACAAACATATCGTCCCTATCGGGACTGAAATTTGTGTGATGATGCGTGAAGCGAAAACGAGTGCCCGAAACCAACGCCGGAGGCGTGACATGTTTGTAGCATTAGAACACATGCAAGGATAGCTCCGTCAGGAGCGTGATGTCCCTTGGGTTGGATATTTATCGCGAGCCAGCTCGTAGGCTCCCGCCCCGATGGGGCTACGCGGTCTGAGGTCATACCTTTTTTACAAACATATCGTCCCTATCGGGACTGAAATGAGTGCGAAGATACGCGAAGCGACAACCAGTACACGAAACTTACGCCGGAGGCGTGACATGTTTGTAGCATGGAAGACGAATTGAAGGATAGCTCCGTCAGGAGCGACATGCGTGTACACCCGTTCTCCACTACACCAAACCCACATGGAACATCACGGAGGAAACATGGCAAACACCTTCACGCAAATCTACATTCACATTGTCTTCTCCGTCCAAGGCCGCCACAACGTGATTTCCAAAGAACACAAAGAGGAATTGCACAAATACACAACCGGTATTATCACTCACAAAGGCCAGAAGCTTCTTGCGATTCATGCAATGCCCGATCACGTCCATATTCTCGTCGGGTTGAAGCCTGACAAATCCATTTCCGATCTGGTCCGTGATATCAAGGCAAATTCCTCACGCTTTATTACGGAGAAGAAATGGGTGAGAGGCAAATTCCGGTGGCAGGAGGGGTTTGGCGCTTTTTCCTACTCTCATTCACAACTCACAGCCGTAATCAACTACATACGCAATCAAGAAAAGCATCATGCAAAAAGGACCTTTCGCCAAGAATACATTGAGATGCTGCGCAAGTTCAACGTTGAGCACGACAGCAAGTATTTGTTTGAATGGATAGAGGGTGGTTGATAAAGATCAGGCGAGACCGGATTTCTCCTCGTTGCGACGAGAACTGCACAGAGATTGATTTAGTCGAGCGCATGTTGCGAATGCTGGATGTGGCGTAATACCTCTTTGTTTGCTTCTCCCGCCTGATTTGAATATATTTTTGAAGATTTTTTCATCAATTCATCATGCTCAAGACTTCTCACGCATCACACGCGTCAACAACTGCTTCGGCGTACCGCAAAACGGTGTTGCCGAACGGCATCCGCGTTGTCACGGAGACGATTCCGTACGTTCGTTCGGTGTCGCTCGGTGTGTGGGCAAACGTCGGGTCGCGTGACGAGAACGAGAAGCAGAACGGCATCACGCACTTTCTTGAACACATGGTGTTCAAGGGAACGAAGAACCGGAGCGTGCGCAACATTGCGCAAAGCCTCGAGTCGTTGGGCGGCTACCTGAATGCTTTCACAACAAAAGAACAGACCTGCTTCTATGCCCGCGTGCTCGATCTCCACGTTGGCGAAGGGATGGATGTCCTTGCCGATCTTGTTCAGAATGCGACGTTCAAGAAAGAAGAACTTGAGCGCGAAAAACTCGTCGTTATCGAAGAACTGAAGAACGCCGAAGACGATCCTGAAGATATCATCCACGATCACTTTGATAAAGCGCTGTTTCCCGATCACTCGCTCGGCTCTCCCATAATCGGAACGGAAGAAAATCTGCGACGTTTCAAGCGTGAGGATTTGTTCTCGCACGTGAAGCGGCACTATCACACTTCACGCATTGTTGTTGCAGCCGCCGGAAACATCGACCATGATCAGCTTGTCCGGCTTGTCGATGAGCATTTGAAAAGCCTTCCGACGAACGGCTACGCATATAAGAGAATCGGTGGTCCCACGTCGGTCGATCATAACACCTACGCCGAATTTCCCCGCCCGATCAAACAGGCGCATGTCTGCCTCGGAACAGTCGCCTACAGCATCACGCATCGTGACCGTTATCCGCTGATGGTCATGAATGCATTGTTAGGAGAGGGGATGAGTTCGCGCCTGTATCAGAATATCCGCGAGAAGTACGGATTTGCATATAGCGTGTATTCGTACACAAATCTATTGAGCGATACAGGCTTGTTCGGGTCGTACATTGCAACGGATCAGAAGAATATCAAAAATTCCATCGAACTGATTCATAAAGAGCTCGACCGGCTGAAAACAAAGCCCGTTCCGAAAGCCGAACTCGAGCGGACAAAGTCGCAAATCAAAGGCGTGCTGATGTTAGGGTTGGAAAATATGTCGGGGCGAATGATGCGGCTCGGAAGCAGCGAGTTGTACTTTGAATCGTTCACGTCCCTCGACACAATTCTCAAGAAAGTCGATGCTGTGACGCCCGATGCAATTCAACGCGTTGCCGTCGATCTGTTTAGAGAAGAAAAATTCTCCACCGTCATCGTTCGTCCGGCGTAACCTTTGGTATGATCACACTCGACAATCTCAATCCTCATCTCCTGAAAGCCGAATATGCAGTACGCGGGCCGATTGTTATCCGTGCCCAGCAGTTGGAGGAGCGGGGAAAGAAGATCATCTACTGCAACATCGGCAATCCGCAGGCACTGAAGCAGAAGCCGCTGTCGTATATCCGGCAAACGTTGAGTTTGCTCGAATACCCCGAATTGTTGAACAAGCCCGACATTCTCAAACACTACCCGAAAGATCTTGTCGAGCGGGCGAAAATGATCCTGCAGAAACACCCGCACGGAACGGGAGCCTACTCGCAGAGCGCGGGGATTCCGTTCATCAGGAAGGCGGTTGCCGAGTTTATTGCGCGGCGCGACGGAATCCCGGCAGACCGTGATCATGTAGTTCTCACGGATGGCGCGAGCAAAGGTGTGCAGGCGGCGATTCTCGCGCTGCTCAAGAAGCCGAACGACGGATTCATGGTTCCGATTCCGCAATACCCGTTGTACAGCGCGACGATTGCGTTGTATGGCGGGACGCAAATCGGTTACTATCTTGACGAGGCTGCCAACTGGCAGTTGAACGAAGCCGCGCTGGAAGAAAGCATCGGCAAGGCAAAGCGTGAAGGCGTTCATCCCGTGGCGATTGCCGTTATCAATCCGAGCAACCCGACGGGGAGCGTGCTGTCGTACGAGAATATTCGGATGGTCGTCCGGTTCGCTCAACGTCACCATTTGTCCATCATGGCGGATGAAGTGTATCAGGAGAATGTGTACGACGCCGAGAGCAAGTTCTACTCGTTCGCCAAAGTCATGCACGACATGAACGACACGGCGACGACTCTGTTCAGTTTTCATTCCGTCTCGAAAGGATTTTTGGGAGAGTGCGGACATCGCGGCGGCTACTTGGAGTTCCGCAATATCCCGAATGATGTTCTCTCGGAGATGGTGAAACAACAAAGCATCAGTCTTTGCGCAAACGTCAGCGGACAAATCAACACGTACCTCATGGTCGATCCGCCGAAGCCGGGCGATGAGAGCTACGACATGTATGTGAGTGAGAAGAATGCCGTTCTCTCATCCCTCAAAAAGAAATCGGAAATCCTCTACGAGCGCATCAATCAGATTGATGGCATGTCAATGGACATTCCGCAAGGGGCGATGTACGCGTTCGTGAGATTCGAACTTCCGCCGGAACCGGGAGTTGATGTCAACGCTATGAATACGGAAGAACGACGGCTGTACGAACAGAGCCGCGACGAAGCGTATTGCATGAAGTTGTTGGAAGAAACGGGGATTTGCGTTGTTCCCGGTTCGGGGTTCGGGCAGGAGGCGGGGACGTTTCATTTCAGGACGACATTCCTTCCGCCCCAGGATGAGATTGAAGAGTTGGTGGAGAAGTTGAAGGCGTTTCATGAGAAGTACACGCGCTCGATGCTCGTTCCACTTTCTTGATTCGGAGTGACGATGGAGGTACAGAGCTTCGAGACTATTATCAGGGCGTTGAATGAAGCAAAGGTTCAATATCTGATTGTGGGAGGGATTGCGGTCAACGCGCATGGGTACGAGCGGTTGACGAAGGATGTTGATCTGGTCATAGGTCTCAAGCCTGACAATATTGTGAAAGGGCTTCGTGTTTTGAAGTCTATAGGGTACAATATGTCGATCCCGGTCACTCCCGAGGATTTTGCCGATGCAGCAAAACGAGACGACTGGCGCAAGAACAAGAACATGATCGTGCTCAAACTTTGGAGCGATGAGCATCGGCGGACCCCGATTGATGTGTTTGTGTACGAGCCGTTTGTTTTTGATGAAGAGTTCGCATCGGCATTTTGGTTTGCCGTTACCGACCAACTGAAAGCACCTGTCGTTCGATACGAGACACTGATTCGCATGAAGAAGGAAACCGGCCGACCGCAAGACTTGCTTGATGCGCAGACGCTCGAACAGATCCAGAAATGGAGAGAAGAGGATGCGCGAGAGTAAGGGCACACCCGCCAAAGACCCGTGGTACTGGTGTACTTCGGAAGGAGCGCGTGAACAAGTGTTGCGCCTTGGATTGGAAACCTCCTTCCGCGAGAAACTTGAGTGGCTCGAGGAAGCAGAGAATTTGACCATTCGCTTTCGCGAACAACGTGAACGCGAATGGAAGAACAAGCGGCAACGATCGTGATGCAGGCTTGACATAACTTGAGGAAATAGAATGGCGAAAATTACCATCGATGGAAAAATATTAGACGTAGATCCCAAGCGGACGATCATCGAGGCGGCACGAGAAAACGGCATCGAGATTCCGCATTTTTGCTGGCATCCGAAGCTCTCGGTGTCGGGTAACTGCCGGATGTGTTTGGTGGAAGTGGAGAAAATGCCGAAGCTTGCCATTGCATGCGCGACACAGGTGATGGACGGCATGGTGGTGCACACCGCCAACCCGAAAGTCATCAACGCCCGTGAAGCGGTGATGGAATTCCTTCTCATCAACCATCCTCTCGATTGCCCGATCTGCGATGAAGCGGGCGAGTGTAAACTGCAGGACTACGCCTACAAGTACAGCGAAGGTGCCAGCCGCTTCGACGAGAGCAAAGTTCACAAGCCGAAGCGTGTGGAACTCGGCCCGAACGTCATGCTCGACACCGAGCGCTGTATCATGTGTTCGCGATGTGTCCGGTTCTGCGAAGAAATAGCAAAGAAACCGCAACTCACATTCACACAACGCGGAACGCACGTTGAGCTGACGACATTCCCTGGCGAGCAACTCGACAATCCTTACTCGATGAATACGATCGATATTTGCCCCGTCGGTGCCTTGACCTCGCGTGACTTTCGATTCAAGGCGCGGGTATGGGAAATGTCGGCCACCGAAACCGTCTGTCCCGGCTGCGCACGCGGGTGCAATATATACTCGTGGGTGCGCAACAACGAAATTCTCCGGCAGACTCCCCGCTATAATCCGGAAGTGAACGACTATTGGATGTGTGACAAGGGGAGATTGGAATCCTTCCGGCATGTGAACGTCGCCAATCGTATCAAACATCCCATGATGAAAAAAGACGGAGGATTGGTTGAAGTCGGTTGGGATGAAGCGATAGCAAAAGCCGCGTCGGAGTTGAAGACATTCAAGAAATCCGAAATTGCCGTCATCGGTTCGGCATACGATACAAACGAAGACAACTATCTTCTCCAGAAATTCGCCTCGGAGGTTCTCGGTACGCGGCATATTGACTTCGCCCGTCATGTTGTTGAAGGTGATGAGGATGATCTTCTCATCCGAGCCGACAAGACCCCCAACACGTCCGGAGTACGTCTTGTCGGTGTTCATCCCCGCGAAGGCGGATTGAATTTCGCCGGAATGATCAAATCGATCAAAGAAGGAAGTATCAAGGCTCTGTTCGTTGTGGATGATAATATTGCTGCAGATCCGGCAGTCGCTGATGCGTTGAGCCGTCTCGAACTTCTTGTCGTGAATTTCTCGTTCGAGAATGAAACAACCCGCCTCGCGGATATTCTGTTTCCGTCTTCAACCTTTGCAGAGAAGAACGGCACGTTCACGAACTTCGAAGGACGTGTGCAACGCATTCGTCCATCGGTGGCTACGCTCGATCAGGACAGGTCGCTTGATGGATTTGCCATGAGCC from the Bacteroidota bacterium genome contains:
- a CDS encoding esterase family protein; protein product: MNVSTRFAVVISLAIGCSFTAVSQHRFASFNDFLKQHTEQTEPSVRDSLVSQFWRQATRQGIPFIDSNKRHVTFLYRSGADSVSVYGDFTSWHFKIRLKRLPGSDLFYTTLAFEEDARLDYLLAVNAKDILDPNNPSVSQSGYGDHSELVMPGFVRSSEYLPTSNIKKGTVTSFTHASTALGYSRTVFVYLPAGYDTARSRFATIYFQDGSDYINFAKAPTVLDNLIASGSIPPVIGVFVVPPAEPQRNRRTEYALNDAYVKFFTAELIPLIDKKYNTKQTAADRYVIGDSYGGLMSLYIGFVAPDSVGNVASQSGRVSFRNDTLWTMFKESTPKPLRIYLDVGKYERNVGENPAGSGEGDFYAANQRLKRILHQQGYVYHFREFNDGHSWGRWRNELPYILRWFLSATQ
- the udk gene encoding uridine kinase gives rise to the protein MSSHPLVVGIAGGTSSGKTTVTRAIAAALGETNIALLQHDSYYKDLSQFGGKQSHEINFDHPDAYDTELLIQHIRDLKAGRSITQPVYSYTTYRRTHEQRIVEPKRIIIVEGILIFFEQELRDIIDVKVFVETDDDERVLRRIRRDVLERGRTIESVMEQYIATVKPMHLEFVEPSKRWADVIIPRGGENHVAIDLVVRMLRTLDVA
- the tnpA gene encoding IS200/IS605 family transposase; translated protein: MANTFTQIYIHIVFSVQGRHNVISKEHKEELHKYTTGIITHKGQKLLAIHAMPDHVHILVGLKPDKSISDLVRDIKANSSRFITEKKWVRGKFRWQEGFGAFSYSHSQLTAVINYIRNQEKHHAKRTFRQEYIEMLRKFNVEHDSKYLFEWIEGG
- a CDS encoding insulinase family protein, yielding MLKTSHASHASTTASAYRKTVLPNGIRVVTETIPYVRSVSLGVWANVGSRDENEKQNGITHFLEHMVFKGTKNRSVRNIAQSLESLGGYLNAFTTKEQTCFYARVLDLHVGEGMDVLADLVQNATFKKEELEREKLVVIEELKNAEDDPEDIIHDHFDKALFPDHSLGSPIIGTEENLRRFKREDLFSHVKRHYHTSRIVVAAAGNIDHDQLVRLVDEHLKSLPTNGYAYKRIGGPTSVDHNTYAEFPRPIKQAHVCLGTVAYSITHRDRYPLMVMNALLGEGMSSRLYQNIREKYGFAYSVYSYTNLLSDTGLFGSYIATDQKNIKNSIELIHKELDRLKTKPVPKAELERTKSQIKGVLMLGLENMSGRMMRLGSSELYFESFTSLDTILKKVDAVTPDAIQRVAVDLFREEKFSTVIVRPA
- a CDS encoding aminotransferase class I/II-fold pyridoxal phosphate-dependent enzyme, translated to MITLDNLNPHLLKAEYAVRGPIVIRAQQLEERGKKIIYCNIGNPQALKQKPLSYIRQTLSLLEYPELLNKPDILKHYPKDLVERAKMILQKHPHGTGAYSQSAGIPFIRKAVAEFIARRDGIPADRDHVVLTDGASKGVQAAILALLKKPNDGFMVPIPQYPLYSATIALYGGTQIGYYLDEAANWQLNEAALEESIGKAKREGVHPVAIAVINPSNPTGSVLSYENIRMVVRFAQRHHLSIMADEVYQENVYDAESKFYSFAKVMHDMNDTATTLFSFHSVSKGFLGECGHRGGYLEFRNIPNDVLSEMVKQQSISLCANVSGQINTYLMVDPPKPGDESYDMYVSEKNAVLSSLKKKSEILYERINQIDGMSMDIPQGAMYAFVRFELPPEPGVDVNAMNTEERRLYEQSRDEAYCMKLLEETGICVVPGSGFGQEAGTFHFRTTFLPPQDEIEELVEKLKAFHEKYTRSMLVPLS
- a CDS encoding molybdopterin-dependent oxidoreductase; amino-acid sequence: MAKITIDGKILDVDPKRTIIEAARENGIEIPHFCWHPKLSVSGNCRMCLVEVEKMPKLAIACATQVMDGMVVHTANPKVINAREAVMEFLLINHPLDCPICDEAGECKLQDYAYKYSEGASRFDESKVHKPKRVELGPNVMLDTERCIMCSRCVRFCEEIAKKPQLTFTQRGTHVELTTFPGEQLDNPYSMNTIDICPVGALTSRDFRFKARVWEMSATETVCPGCARGCNIYSWVRNNEILRQTPRYNPEVNDYWMCDKGRLESFRHVNVANRIKHPMMKKDGGLVEVGWDEAIAKAASELKTFKKSEIAVIGSAYDTNEDNYLLQKFASEVLGTRHIDFARHVVEGDEDDLLIRADKTPNTSGVRLVGVHPREGGLNFAGMIKSIKEGSIKALFVVDDNIAADPAVADALSRLELLVVNFSFENETTRLADILFPSSTFAEKNGTFTNFEGRVQRIRPSVATLDQDRSLDGFAMSRLDKFGSQFDRWAKGAKRDARPTWKIVAGIASVMGAKYKYSTAEDVFNEIASHVEGFKGMSYRKIGTMGMMLKKKEPVAVKA